The genomic DNA GGTCCACGCCGAGGACGTCTACGAGTGGCTCGAGGCCACGTTCGAGACCGCCGCCGCGGTGGACCGCGGCCGGCGCTCGCTCCAGCAGAGCCGGCCGAGTCCGACCGACGACTGACGCGGGCGAACGACCCCATCCACACATCCACCGATGGCTGACCCCACCGACTCAGACCGCGACGGGACCGACTCGGACGCAAGTACCGACGCCGCGATCGACCCGGGCCTCGAACTCCCGAACCCGCTCCGCGAGCACCTCTACGCCGTGGTAGAGGGGCTGGTCGACCACGACGGCCTGCTGGTCGCGCTCGACTTCGACGGCACCCTGGCCGCCATCGAGGACCGGCCCGACGCCGCCGCCATTCCCGACCCGACCCGAGAGGCGGTCGCCGCGCTGGCCGAGGAGCCGAACGTCGAGGTCGCGGTCGTCAGCGGCCGGGAACTGGCCGACGTGCGCGACCGGGTCGACGTTCCCGAGGCGTCATACGCCGGCAACCACGGCCTCGAGATCCACGCCGAGGAGTACCGCGTCCACCCGACCGCCAGCGACGCAGAGGAGGACATCGCGGCCATCTCCGACGAGCTTCGCGACCGGCTCGCCGACGTCGACGGCGTCATCGTCGAGAACAAGGGCGTGACCGCGACCGTCCACCACCGGCTCGTGGCCGACGACGAGGTCGCCCGGGTCGCGGACGCGGTCGATGAACTGGTCGACGTCCGCGACGACGTGCACCTGACCACCGGCAAGGACGTGCTGGAGCTCCGGCCCGCGGTCGAGCGGGACAAGGGCGAGGCGCTCCGGGAGCTCTACGACGTCCTGGTCCCCGACGGCGAGCAGTGGTTCCCGGTCTACGTCGGCGACGACACCACCGACGAGGCCGCGTTCGGCGTCCTCGGCGACCGCGAGCGGGGCTTCGGCATCAAGGTCGGCGACGACCCGAACACCGACGCGCCCTACCGGGTCGCCGACCCGGAGGCGGTCCGCGAGGTGCTCGACTGGCTCCGGACCTACGGCGTCGAGTTCCTGTCCGCCGACCGCCGAGACGTTCCGGGCGGCACGGCGTGACCGCCGGCCGCCGAGTTCGGTCCGTCGATTGCGTACTCTTCCTCCACCTCCGCCTCGTCGGTCGCGCCCTCCCGCTCGCCGGCTCCGTACCGTCACTTGCCGACCCCATACTCCCCTCGCCGTCTCCGTAATGCCCCGTTGAACCGGCGGACGGAGCCGCGAACGATGTGAACGGTCGCGCCGGTTTATTCGCCGAATCGGTCAACTCCGAACGAACCATGGCTACCGACGACGGCGACACCGACGACGAGCACCGCGAGGACCGCGCCGGGGCGGGCGACGAGGGCGCGCTCGACCCCGAGGACCGACCGGGCGCACCAGATCCGACGCGGAGCGGCGACGGGGGTACGGACGGGAACGGGTCCACCTACAGCAACGCGGGCCGCGAGACCGCGTCCCGGTCCCACCGAACCGGTGACGCGCGGTCGGAACGCGGCGACGCCCGACCGCAGGCCGACGCCGGACCGCGGAACGGCGGTGCTCCGGCCGGCTCGCCGCCGACCGGTCGCGGCGGGCCCGACCGGGGCCGAGAGGGCGAGCAGGGTAGCTCGGGCCGGCGGACGCGCCGGTACGGCTCCCGCCCGCCGACCGGGCATGGCGGCGCCCCCGGGCAGGGAGGTCCGTCCGGCGAACGGGGCGGAGGGCCGGGCGAACAGGGGACGTCCGCCGGCGAGCGAGGTGGCCGACCGGGCTCGTCGTCCGGCGAGGCCGCCGAGGATTACGGGCGACCCGGCGGTCCCGAAGTCGCCCGCGGGCGAGACCCGTCGGGAACCAGGGACGCGACGCCGGACGAGGGTCGCCGGCCTCTCGAGACCGACGCCGGCCCGGGCAGCGCCGCCCCGCCGAAGCGCACGCAGCCGCCGCGGGAACCGTCGGACCTCTCGGGGAACCCGGAGCGGACCGACCGCGGCGGCCGGGACGGTCGGTCGGCGGCCGGCGAGCGCCGGGAGGGGAAGTCCGGACCGCCCAAGTACGGGGGCCCGCGCGACCGGAACTGGGACCGGAACCGCGGCGGGTCAGCCGGGCAGCGCGAGCCCGCGGGCGGTCGGGGCGAACGGGGCGGTCAGCGCGAACAGGCCGGCCGCGGCGAGGCGGGCGGTCCGGGTCGGACCGAGAGTCAGCAGCGAGGTCCCGGCGAGGCAGGCGGTCGCCCCAAGGAGCGCGGCGACTCCGGCGGCCAGCCCGCCGGCCGCCGGGAGCCCGACCGGCGCCGCCAGCAGGAGTACAGTCCCGCCCGGTCGCCGGACCGGGAGCGCGAGACCCGCGAGTACGAGCGACGGCTCGACCGCAAACTGGACCGTCAGCGGGACTTCCAGCGGGACAAGAGCGGCGACCGGTACCGGCGGCGGTAGACGGTGTTCTGAGAACCGACAGCGGCGTCAGTCGTCGGCGTCGGTCCTGGCGGTGCGCTTGGCCGCCCGCTCGATGAACTCCTCGGGGAGCTCGTCGATCTCGCCGGCCTGGACGCCCCAGAGGTGGGCGTAGAGCCCGTCGTTCTCCAGCAGTTCGTCGTGGCTGCCCCGCTCGACGATCCGTCCGCCCTCGAGCACGACGATCTTGTCGGCGTCCTTGATGGTCGAGAGCCGGTGGGCGATGGCGAACGTGGTCCGGTCCTCGGTGAGCTCGTCGAGGCTGCGCTGGATGAGCATCTCGGTCTCGGTGTCGACGTCGCTGGTCGCCTCGTCGAGCACCAGTATCTCGGGGTCCTTCAGCACCGCGCGGGCGATGGAGATGCGCTGGCGCTGGCCGCCCGAGAGCTTCACGCCGCGCTCGCCGACCTCGGTGTCGTAACCGTCGGGGAGGTTCTGGATGAACTCGTGGGCCTCCGCGGCCTTGGCGGCCTCGACGATCTCCTCGTCGTCCACGTCGAAGGTGCCGTAGGCGATGTTCTCCCGGACCGTGCCGTAGAACATGAACGTGTCCTGGCTGACGTAGCCGATGGCCTGCCGGAGGCTCGGCAGGCTCACGTCCCGGAGGTCGGTGTCGTCGATGCGGATGGCGCCGTCGTCGACGTCGTACATCCGGAGCAGCAGTTTCAGGACCGTCGACTTGCCGGCGCCCGTGGGGCCGACCAGCGCGAGGGTGTCGCCGCCGTCGACCTCGAAGCTGATGTCGTCGACGATGGTCTCCTCCTCGTCGTAGCCGAAGGTCACGTCCTCGTAGACGACCTCGCCGTCCTCGACCACGAGTTCGTCTGCGTCGGGGTCCTCCTTGATGCGGCTGGGCTCGTCCATCAGCCCGAAGATGCGCGAGCTCGACGCGTACGCGCGTTGGTACATGTTGATGATGGAGCCGAACTGGGCCATCGGCCAGATGAACCGCTGGGTCAGCAGCATGAACGTGACGAACTTCCCGGCCGAGAGCTCGCCGGTGAAGAACCACGGCCCCTCGCCGTTGAGCACCCAGAGGCCGCCGACGATGAACGTGAGTGCGAACCCGAGCCCCGAGAGGATCTGCAGGGAGGGGAAGAACTTGATGCGGGTGACGATGGCGCCCCAGTTCGAGTCGAAGTACTCGTTCGAGACGTCCTCGACCCGGTCGGACTCGTAGGTCTCGGTGTTGGACGTCTTGATGACCTGGATGCCGCCGAGGTTGTTCTCCAGCCGGGAGTTGACCTTGCCGACCGCCGAGCGCACGTCGGCGTACTTCGGCTGGATGATCTCGACGAACTTGTAGGTGAAGACGGCGATGAGGGGCACCGGCACCATCGCGACCAGGGCGAGCTGCCAGTTCGTCGCGAAGAGGATGGCCGCGATGGCGAGCACCATCACGCCAAGCCGGAACGCCGAGTTCATCCCGTCGTTGAGGAACCGCTCGAGCCGGTTGACGTCGTTGCTCAGGATGGACATCATCTCGCCGGTCTGCTTGTCGGCGAAGAAGTCCATGTTGAGCCGCTGCATCTTGTCGTAGGTGTCGGTCCGGATGCTGTGCTGGATGTTCTGGGCGAACGAGTTCCAGCCCCAGTTGCGCGCCCAGTGGAACGCCGCGCCGAACCCGAACGCCGCGGCGATGACCCCCACCGAGAACCAGAACTGGCCGGTCGCGGCCGCCGGCGCGACGTCGGTCGCGAAGCTCTCCGACAGCAACGGCACCTGGCTCGCGAGCGCCTCGGGGTACGGTATCTGTCCCGAGCCCTCGGCGAACAGCGCGTCGATGGAGACGCCGAGGATGATGGGCGGGAGGAGATTGAGCACCCGGGCGAAGACGCTCGCCAGTACCCCGGTGACGAACGCGAGCCCGTTGTCGGACCCGTACTCGAGGAACAGCCGCTTCATCGGGTTCTCGGCCTGCTCCCGTTGTTCCTCGAACGGGTCGTCTTCCTCGTCGGTGAAACTCATTATCACTCCGGAGTGGTTCGGCAGTTGAAAAACTTTCCTTCGAACCGAAACACGGGCGTCGTCGCGTCGAACTCGGTCATCGGACTTCGAAGTGAAGGAGAGGCTGAACTTATTGATATCGGTCGTGTGTGAGCGAGTACCGCCACCCTCCGTGGCTGTAGAAGCGACGCGGCCGACGGCGACCTACAGCGACCGCGACTCCACTTCGGGGTCGACGCCGGACTCGGCCAGATCCTGGCGTATCCGGTCGCGCAGGGGGTCGGGAACGGTGTCGCGGCCGACCGGGACCGCGGTCTCGCCGTCGCCCTTCACCTTCCAGTAGACGATGCAGTCGCTGGGCGCGTAGTACTCGATGCTGTAGTGGTCGTCGCCGCCCCTGTAGTGGACCCGGGCGGCGAACCCCTCGGCCTGCCAGCCGTCCCGCTCGGCGAGCGACTCGACGCGTTCGTCCATGGTCGAAGGTCGGCCGGCCGCGTGGTAGTGGTTACGGAAGGCGACCGAGAAGGCAACAGTTATTTTCGGCGAGGGGCTTTGTCCCGGTACCGGGTCCGTGGTCTAGTTGGTTATGACGCGGCCTTTACAAGGCCGAAGTCGGTGGTTCGAATCCGCCCGGACCCACCTCTGACGGCGTAACGGCGACGAGCGCAGCGAGGAGCCTACGCCGTCGAATGGTCTTTCGAGGATTCGAAACAAGGAGTGGAGCGTAGCGGAACGACCGTGGTTCGAATCCGCCCGGACCCATAGATTCTGACTACGAACGAAGTGAGCAGTCGAATCTCTGACGGGAGGGCGATTCGAACCCTGCGAGTCGCAGCCCGCACAGCCGAGCGAAGCGAGGCGAGCAGGACCGTCTCGCCCCGGTGAGAATCCGCCCGGACCCACTGCATTTTGCGCCGAGCAATCCGCGAGGTGCAAGTCCGTGACTGCAGCCCCTTCACTCCGGAAGACGAGCGGAGCGAGGTCAGATGGACCCTTCGTTGGACGCCCACTCGACGAGCGCGGCGAGTTCCACGAGGACGAACAGGACGACTCCGAGCGTTACCGCCGACCGTAGTGTTTCGCGCATCACGCAAGACTACCGTCGCGTCGGAGTTACGTCTGTCGGACTCGGCCGACTCGCCTGCGGCGCCGACCCACCAAACCTATACCACCCTGCGAGAAACGGCCCGCCCATGCGTTGGCACGCGCGATCGGGGGTGGTGTAGTGAACCGAGGGGCAGTCGTCGCCGTCGTCCTCCTGTTCAGCCTCGCCGCCGGCGGAGTACTGCTCGCCGGCGACGACGGCCTCGGCGGGACGCCCGACGCTCCCGCAGGCGATTCGACGACCACGACGACAACCGGGAGCGGAGGCTCGCCGACCGATACCGCCAGCGGCGACAGCGCCAGTGATGCGACCGCGACGCCTTCCGACTCGGGCTACGCGTTCACCATCCAGTCGATCGAGGACTGCGGGAGCACCTGTCGGGACGTGACTGCGCGACTCGACAACTCCGGCGGGGCGGTCCGCGAGGAGGTGGAGGTCACCACCAAGATGTACGCCGACGACGATCTGCTGTGGGCGGGCAACGAGACGGTCGGCCGGCTCGGCCCCGGCGAGTCCCACACCTCGACCCGGCGCGTGGACGTGGGGTTCTCGGGCGGCCTCGCCATCAGCGCCAACGACGGCTACGTCACCATCGTCACCGTCGTCCGGTCCGAGGGCGGAACTGCGCGGTTCTCGGAACGCCGGAAAGTGGCCTGACCGTCCGCTTCGCTCGACGGTCCGCTCCGACTCGTCACTCGATGTCGGCCCCGCAATCGGGGCACTCGTCGTCCACGATGGTCACCTGCGCGTCGCACTCGGGACAGAACTCGAGATAGCAGGCCGGGTCGCCCATGACGTGGGGTACGCTGGCGCGGCCCAAAGGCGTTGTCCCGCTTCCCTGGTGGTGTTTCGAAACGCTTTTCTCTATCATGTGCCTCGTTGCGAGTGCGCCGCCTTAGCTCAGACTGGGAGAGCACTCGACTGAAGATCGAGCTGTCCCCCGTTCAAATCGGGGAGGCGGCACTCGTTCTGCCGACGACAAATGAGCGAGCGTAGCGAGCGAGCTGTCGTCGGCGATGATGCGTCCGACGCGATTTGAACACGCCAGTCGCAGGCCTGCGCAGTGACCGAAGGGAACGAGCAGGACCGTCTGGCACCTGTTTAAATCGAGGAGGCGGCATACCACTTTTTACGTCGTCGGGTCTCCTCGCTCATGGTTCGAGAGAGCTCCGCTCTCTCGTCATCACGAAAATCTCCGATTTTCGAACGACTACGCTCGCTGCGGGAACCACTCCTCGTAAAAACTTGGGGAAAACCCCCGGACGCGACCGAAGGGAGCGTCCGGTGAAACCGCGGCTCGCTTCGCTCGCCGCGGTATCCTGCACGGTCTTCGACTGCGGACAGGGCCCTCCGTTTCCAGTTTTGTAGTGGGTTGCAGTCAAAGTGCTACCAAGGTACAATCGTTCGATGACCTCCCCGCTTCCCGCCGGAAGCTGGCCATCTCAAGTTCAAGCGAAGGTTTATACTTCGGATTTCGCTAGCAAGGGGTGATGGAGTCCCCGTTCGACGTGTTACTCATCGACGCCGACGCCGACGACGAGGAGGTCGAGCAGGCGTACCGGGAGCGGGTGAAGGAGGCCCACCCGGACCAGGGCGGCTCGGTGGAGGAGTTCCAGGCGGTCAGGGCCGCCTACAAGAAGATCCAGGCGGGCTACGAGGAGAACGGCGCCGCGGCCGGCGGCGACGAGGTCGACCGCCAGGCGGCCGACCGGACCCGGGCCGCCGATCGGGGGACCGTCGGCGACGACCGGGACGACGCCGGCGACGCCGGCGCCGAACCCCGCGACCGGCGGGTCTCCTCGCAGGTCACGTACCTCAACTACGACGTGCTCTCGGACTTCGGGTGGGAGACCGACGACGCGGACCTCTTCGAGAAGGCGGCCGCCGCGGACCTCGGCGAGGAGGACTACGGGGAGTTCCGCGTCCAGCCCGGCGAGTCGCTGCTCGAGGCCGCCGAGGACCGGGGCTTCGCGTGGCCGTTCGCCTGCCGCGGCGGGGCGTGCGCCAACTGCGCCATCCTGCTGCGCGACGGGGAGCTGTCGATGCCAGCCAGCCACGTCCTCTCGGAGGAGCTGATGGAACAGGGCATCCGGCTGTCGTGCAACGGGATGCCCATCACCGACGAGCTGGAGGTCGTCTACAACGTCAAGCACATGCCCGAACTCGACGACCTCCTGCTGCCGCCCCGACCGTTCGAGCAGGCGTACTCCGACGACTGACCCGCACGACGAGCCCCGACAGGCCGTCGCATCTGTCCACGAACGCGGGCCCGACGTCGTTCGCTTCCCGTCGCCTCCGAAGTCGAACAAATTAACTACCGCCTCTGTGAACCGCTCTCGCATGAAAGCAGGGGTACTCGGCATCGTCCGGGACGACTTCGAGGTCGTCGACTCGTTCTCCGACACCGTCGAGCGCGACGGCAGGGAACTCGAACGCGTGCTGGACGTCCGGCGGGTGTTCTCGCTCCCCTCCGGCCAGATCGCGTTCGAGGGTCGGGCGGCGGTCGAGCGCGTGGTCGAACGGACGACGACCGAACTCGACTCCGGCGAGGTCAGGGTCGAGGAGACGCCGGAGACCGAGACCCGCGTCACCGACCTCGTCGGCGTCCCCGGCGAGTTCGTGGTCGCGGGCAGCGGGAAGGGCACCTTCGCGTTCGACCTGGTGAGCCACGACACGGCCGCCGACATCGAACGCGCCAGCCTCGACCTCGACGCCTTCCTCGACGCCCAGTCCGACGCCGAGCCGTGGCGGGCGGGCTTCTACGACGGCGCCGGCAACTGCGAGAACGGCGTGGTCCACGGCTCGGACCTGCTCGACGACGACCGGCTCGCCGACATCCTCGACGGCGCGTCGCTCAACCAGCTCGGGCTCGACTGCTCGTACGGCGACCGGTCGCTCAAGATGACCGCGGCCGAGAGCGGCTACGTCGAGGTGTACCGGCCGAGCGACTTCGACACCGCCGACTTCCTCCAGTACCTGCTCGACGAGGTCGTCCCGCACGCCGCGTGAGGTGCCGGCGTGTCCCTCGGCTCCCTTCGGGACACATATTACGCCCGGCGACGCTGTTTCGCACATGGCGAGCCAGACGCTCCTCGACCTGCTGGAGGGGAACCGCGAACACGTCGAATCGCTCGCGGCGGACCACTTCGACGCCGTGCAGGACGAACAGCGACCGGAGGTCGTCTCCATCTGCTGTTCGGACTCCCGGGTCTCCCAGGAGGGGATGTGGACCGTCGCGGAGCCGGGCCGGCTGTTCACCCCGAGCAACATCGGCAACCAGGTCTGGGACGAGTACGATGGCGAGCGCGTAGTGAACGGCAACCTGCTCTACCCGCTCGCCCACACGGGCACCGAAACGGTCGCGGTCGTCGGCCACACCGGCTGCGGGGCGGTCACCGCGGCCTACCGGGCGGTCACCGCGGACGAGAGCGGGGACTACCCCGGCATCGAGAAGTGGGTCCGGAGCCTCGTGCCGGTGGTCGAGGCGGGGCTCGACGACGAGGCGGTCGACGCCGACGCGGACGCCGACGCGGTCGTGAACCAGCTGGTGGAGTACAACGTCCACCGGCAGGTCGCGTTCCTCCGGGAGGCCGACGCGCTGCCGGCGTCGGCCTCGGTCTACGGGTTCGTCTACGACTTCCAGCGCGTCTACGGCGACGTCCCGGGCCGGACGTACCTCGTGAACGACGACGGCGAGACCGACCCGGACGCAATCGCCGACCGCCTGCCCGAGGAGTACGCCGACTCGGTCGCGAGCCTGCTCTACTGACCCGGCGACCGAGCTCCGACGGCTCGGCCGTGTCACCGGCTCTCTCGGAAGCCTTATCCGTGCGCCGCTACTCCGTTCGGACGCAATGGCGAAAGGAACGGTCGACTTCTTCAACGACACCGGCGGTTACGGCTTTATCGAGACTGAGGACGCGGACGAGGACGTTTTCTTCCACATGGAGGACGTTGGCGGCCCGGACCTCGAAGAGGGACAGGAAATCGAGTTCGACATCGAGCAGGCTGACAAGGGTCCGCGAGCGACCAACGTCCAGCGGCTGTAGTCGGTCGAACTTCTGCAACGATCAGTTTTTCCATTTATCGCCCCGGTAGCGACTGCCTCGTCGCAACGGGTGTCGCGAGACGGACACCGATGGCCGACGACCCGATACTGATAGATTTACTTACATTTATGTGCTGGGGCACACGAGATTCCCCATGGAGTTCAACATCCGCAAGCGACCCAGCAGCGCCATCCTCGAAGTCACGCTCGACGACGGCGAGCGAATCGACGCCGAGCCCGGTGCGATGGTGAGCCGGACCGACGCGGTCGAAACCGACACCGAGGTCGCGGGCGGCGAGGGCGTGACCGGCATGCTCTCGCGGGCGATCTCCGACGAGCGCGAGATGACAGCCAACGCCTTCCGGGCGACCGCCGACGGCGCCCAGGTGCTGCTCGCGCCCGACGCGCCCGGCGACGTCACGCCCATCGACCTGGCTGAGACGGGCCGCATCAAGGTCCAGTCGGGGTCGACGCTCGCGTGGACCCCGGACGTCGAGAAGTCGACCGCCGCCAACGAGGCCGGCAACTTCTTCTCGTCGGGCGAACTGACCGTCCTCGCGATGGCGGGCGAGGGCACCGCGTTCCTCTCGGCCTACGGCGCCGTGGTCTCCCGCGAGGTCGCTTCCGACGACCCGCTCGTGGTCGACGAGGACCACCTCGTCGCGTGGACCGACGGCCTCGACGTCTCCCGAGAGCGCGACGGCTCGATAAAGTCCACGCTGCTCGGCGGCGAGGGGTTCGTGACCCGGTTCACCGGCGACGGGAGCGTCTGGCTCCAGACCCGCGACCCCCTCGTGTTCCGGCGGTCGGCCGGCGGGAACTAGGCTACTCGTCGAGGCGCTTCATCTCCTCGTCGGAGAGCTCGACCGCCGAGGCCGCGACGTTCTGCTCGAGGTGGTCGACGCTGGAGGTGCCCGGAATCGGGACGGTGACCGGCGAGTGCTCGAGCAGCCACGCCAGCGCGACCTGCCGGGGCGTGGCGTCGCGGTTCGCCGCGACGTCCTCCAGCACCGATTCCTTCTCGCCGAGATCGCCCCCGCCGATGGGGAAGTAGGCGATGAAGCCGATACCGGCGTCCTCGCACGCCTCGAGCACGTCCTCGTGCTCGCGGTCGCCGACGTTGTACTGGTTCTGGACCGTCGCCACGTCCACCATGTCGCGGGCCGTCTCGAGCTGGTCGACGCTGACGTTGCTCAGGCCGACGTGGTCGACCAGCCCGTCGTCCTTGAGTTCGCCGAACGCCTGGACCGCTTCCTCGAACGAGGCGTCGACGTCGGTGTTGTGCAGCTGGTAGAGGTCGATGCTGTCAACGCCGAGCCGGTCGATGCTTGTGAGCACCTGGTTCCGGAAGTAGTCGGGGCCGCCGTGGGGGATCCAGTCGCCCGACCGGTTCCGGAGGAAGCCGGCCTTCGTGGCCACGACCGCGTCGTCGGACTCGAGCGCCTCCCCGATGATGCGCTCGCTGACCCCCGGCCCGTAGGAGTCGGCGGTGTCGACGAAGTCGACGTCCATCTCGACCGCCCGCCGCAGGACCTCGCGGGCCTCGTCCTCGTCGTCGGGGCGGCCGATGATGTCCTCGCCGGTCAGCCGCATCGCGCCGTACGCGAGTCGGTGGACGGTCAGGTCGCCGCCGATGTCGAACGTGTCGCTCCGGTTCTGGCTGACTTCGACCATACCGTTCCTGGGGTAGTGATTTCATT from Halorussus rarus includes the following:
- a CDS encoding cold-shock protein, with amino-acid sequence MAKGTVDFFNDTGGYGFIETEDADEDVFFHMEDVGGPDLEEGQEIEFDIEQADKGPRATNVQRL
- a CDS encoding ABC transporter ATP-binding protein, which encodes MSFTDEEDDPFEEQREQAENPMKRLFLEYGSDNGLAFVTGVLASVFARVLNLLPPIILGVSIDALFAEGSGQIPYPEALASQVPLLSESFATDVAPAAATGQFWFSVGVIAAAFGFGAAFHWARNWGWNSFAQNIQHSIRTDTYDKMQRLNMDFFADKQTGEMMSILSNDVNRLERFLNDGMNSAFRLGVMVLAIAAILFATNWQLALVAMVPVPLIAVFTYKFVEIIQPKYADVRSAVGKVNSRLENNLGGIQVIKTSNTETYESDRVEDVSNEYFDSNWGAIVTRIKFFPSLQILSGLGFALTFIVGGLWVLNGEGPWFFTGELSAGKFVTFMLLTQRFIWPMAQFGSIINMYQRAYASSSRIFGLMDEPSRIKEDPDADELVVEDGEVVYEDVTFGYDEEETIVDDISFEVDGGDTLALVGPTGAGKSTVLKLLLRMYDVDDGAIRIDDTDLRDVSLPSLRQAIGYVSQDTFMFYGTVRENIAYGTFDVDDEEIVEAAKAAEAHEFIQNLPDGYDTEVGERGVKLSGGQRQRISIARAVLKDPEILVLDEATSDVDTETEMLIQRSLDELTEDRTTFAIAHRLSTIKDADKIVVLEGGRIVERGSHDELLENDGLYAHLWGVQAGEIDELPEEFIERAAKRTARTDADD
- a CDS encoding carbonic anhydrase, giving the protein MASQTLLDLLEGNREHVESLAADHFDAVQDEQRPEVVSICCSDSRVSQEGMWTVAEPGRLFTPSNIGNQVWDEYDGERVVNGNLLYPLAHTGTETVAVVGHTGCGAVTAAYRAVTADESGDYPGIEKWVRSLVPVVEAGLDDEAVDADADADAVVNQLVEYNVHRQVAFLREADALPASASVYGFVYDFQRVYGDVPGRTYLVNDDGETDPDAIADRLPEEYADSVASLLY
- the fer gene encoding ferredoxin Fer; protein product: MESPFDVLLIDADADDEEVEQAYRERVKEAHPDQGGSVEEFQAVRAAYKKIQAGYEENGAAAGGDEVDRQAADRTRAADRGTVGDDRDDAGDAGAEPRDRRVSSQVTYLNYDVLSDFGWETDDADLFEKAAAADLGEEDYGEFRVQPGESLLEAAEDRGFAWPFACRGGACANCAILLRDGELSMPASHVLSEELMEQGIRLSCNGMPITDELEVVYNVKHMPELDDLLLPPRPFEQAYSDD
- a CDS encoding TIGR00266 family protein, coding for MEFNIRKRPSSAILEVTLDDGERIDAEPGAMVSRTDAVETDTEVAGGEGVTGMLSRAISDEREMTANAFRATADGAQVLLAPDAPGDVTPIDLAETGRIKVQSGSTLAWTPDVEKSTAANEAGNFFSSGELTVLAMAGEGTAFLSAYGAVVSREVASDDPLVVDEDHLVAWTDGLDVSRERDGSIKSTLLGGEGFVTRFTGDGSVWLQTRDPLVFRRSAGGN
- a CDS encoding aldo/keto reductase — its product is MVEVSQNRSDTFDIGGDLTVHRLAYGAMRLTGEDIIGRPDDEDEAREVLRRAVEMDVDFVDTADSYGPGVSERIIGEALESDDAVVATKAGFLRNRSGDWIPHGGPDYFRNQVLTSIDRLGVDSIDLYQLHNTDVDASFEEAVQAFGELKDDGLVDHVGLSNVSVDQLETARDMVDVATVQNQYNVGDREHEDVLEACEDAGIGFIAYFPIGGGDLGEKESVLEDVAANRDATPRQVALAWLLEHSPVTVPIPGTSSVDHLEQNVAASAVELSDEEMKRLDE
- the otsB gene encoding trehalose-phosphatase; the protein is MADPTDSDRDGTDSDASTDAAIDPGLELPNPLREHLYAVVEGLVDHDGLLVALDFDGTLAAIEDRPDAAAIPDPTREAVAALAEEPNVEVAVVSGRELADVRDRVDVPEASYAGNHGLEIHAEEYRVHPTASDAEEDIAAISDELRDRLADVDGVIVENKGVTATVHHRLVADDEVARVADAVDELVDVRDDVHLTTGKDVLELRPAVERDKGEALRELYDVLVPDGEQWFPVYVGDDTTDEAAFGVLGDRERGFGIKVGDDPNTDAPYRVADPEAVREVLDWLRTYGVEFLSADRRDVPGGTA
- a CDS encoding DUF7538 family protein, which gives rise to MDERVESLAERDGWQAEGFAARVHYRGGDDHYSIEYYAPSDCIVYWKVKGDGETAVPVGRDTVPDPLRDRIRQDLAESGVDPEVESRSL